Within Chitinophaga sp. Cy-1792, the genomic segment AGGACGCAACGGCGGACTCATCGCTGGCCGAATCCGTGGCGATGACCAGATCGAAACATCTCGACAGCTCCGCGAGGCATTGGCGAAGCGGGCTTTCTCATGACAGCGCAAATTCCGCGGCGTCGGACCAAGAGCGGCCGCGAACTCGCTGAAGAGTTCGGAATATCCCGCTCCACGGTCACAAAAATGATCGCCGAACCCCGAGACCGCTACGAGCAGCGGGCCAAGCAACGTCGAGCCAGGGCCGTGGATCTGCGCCTCCAGGGGTTCAGCTACCGAGAGATCGCTGTCAGCACTGGCGACAGCATCGGCACAGTCGGTCGCCGCCTCGCTGACGCCCGGAGCCACGGGGAGTGGGCGCTCGCCGTGGCGCGCCGCGCCGCCAGGTGCACAGAGTGAGATTTCGAGGGATGTCCCGAAACGGCCCCCAAGCCGGGGTGCCGGTAAGGATCGTGTCATCAGCCGCAAACGAGCGCTGGGGGCTTGACCCTGGATCTCTGGTCGCGGCGGTGTCCGGGGGGTGGGAGTAGCGTCCGTGCGGGGCGCGTGAGCTGGGTCAGGACGAACTGATCGATCGGTGGACGGTGGTCGAGGCCGAGCTGGCGATGGTGGCCGGCAAGCGTGGCGCGACGCGGCTCGGGTTCGCGGTGTTGCTGCGCTTTTACACCGAGCACGGCCGGTTTCCCCGCAGCCGGAGCGAGATCCCCGACGCCGCTGTGGACTACGTGGCCCGGCAGGTCGGTGTGCCGGTGACCGAGCTGGCGTTCTACGACTGGTCCGGCCGCACGATCGAGTTCCATCGCAGCCAGATTCGCCGGACACTGGGGTTCCGGGAGTGCAGCGTCGCCGACGCCGACAAGCTCACCGAGTGGCTGGTCACCACCGTCACCCAGACCGAGCGCGGCGCTGAACGTGTCCGTGACCAGCTGCTGGACCGGTGCCGGGAGGAACGTATCGAGCCGCCCACCGGCGGCCGCGTCGACCGGATCGTGCGCTCGGCGCTGCACCGCGGCGAGGAGCT encodes:
- a CDS encoding sigma factor-like helix-turn-helix DNA-binding protein is translated as MIAEPRDRYEQRAKQRRARAVDLRLQGFSYREIAVSTGDSIGTVGRRLADARSHGEWALAVARRAARCTE
- a CDS encoding DUF4158 domain-containing protein, whose amino-acid sequence is MVEAELAMVAGKRGATRLGFAVLLRFYTEHGRFPRSRSEIPDAAVDYVARQVGVPVTELAFYDWSGRTIEFHRSQIRRTLGFRECSVADADKLTEWLVTTVTQTERGAERVRDQLLDRCREERIEPPTGGRVDRIVRSALHRGEELLFARVAIRLSEAVRVRLFALVAAGADDDGQPGGDGDGPAVRASIRSDPGNVS